Proteins from a single region of Ornithodoros turicata isolate Travis unplaced genomic scaffold, ASM3712646v1 Chromosome14, whole genome shotgun sequence:
- the LOC135372356 gene encoding uncharacterized protein LOC135372356 isoform X1: protein MMASSAVNTHEDHDTFPDSVLMCVSSYLVRARMVNWALVAQMVSAALMIHHQRTGRREWVRRLLCSRETFGEFHHLVQEMRLFDGETHFMYFRMTKERFDYLLSLVEPHIQRMDTAFRKAIPAAERLALTLRYLAHGSSERMCATSYRIGKSTACAIILETCEAIWHSLEPIYLQAHQLWSEA from the exons ATGATGGCGTCCAGCGCGGTGAATACACATGAAGATCACGATACGTTCCCTGACAGTGTTCTAATGTGCGTCTCCAGTTATCTTGTCCGTGCGAGGATGGTCAACTGGGCTTTAGTCGCACAGATGGTATCTGCCGCCCTCATGATACACCATCAGAGGACAGGTCGTCGAGAATGGGTACGAAGGCTTCTTTGTAGTCGAGAGACATTCGGCGAGTTCCATCATCTCGTACAAGAAATGCGGCTATTTGACGGAGAAACACACTTTATGTATTTTCGAATGACAAAGGAAAG GTTTGACTACCTGCTATCGTTGGTAGAGCCCCACATCCAGCGGATGGACACCGCATTTAGGAAGGCCATCCCTGCAGCTGAAAGGCTGGCGCTCACATTAAG GTACCTGGCTCATGGCTCCTCGGAACGGATGTGTGCTACCAGTTACAGAATTGGAAAGTCAACAGCATGCGCAATAATCCTGGAAACCTGCGAGGCCATATGGCATTCACTTGAACCGATATACCTGCAG GCACACCAACTTTGGTCGGAGGCTTAG
- the LOC135372356 gene encoding uncharacterized protein LOC135372356 isoform X2, whose protein sequence is MMASSAVNTHEDHDTFPDSVLMCVSSYLVRARMVNWALVAQMVSAALMIHHQRTGRREWVRRLLCSRETFGEFHHLVQEMRLFDGETHFMYFRMTKERFDYLLSLVEPHIQRMDTAFRKAIPAAERLALTLRYLAHGSSERMCATSYRIGKSTACAIILETCEAIWHSLEPIYLQAFEG, encoded by the exons ATGATGGCGTCCAGCGCGGTGAATACACATGAAGATCACGATACGTTCCCTGACAGTGTTCTAATGTGCGTCTCCAGTTATCTTGTCCGTGCGAGGATGGTCAACTGGGCTTTAGTCGCACAGATGGTATCTGCCGCCCTCATGATACACCATCAGAGGACAGGTCGTCGAGAATGGGTACGAAGGCTTCTTTGTAGTCGAGAGACATTCGGCGAGTTCCATCATCTCGTACAAGAAATGCGGCTATTTGACGGAGAAACACACTTTATGTATTTTCGAATGACAAAGGAAAG GTTTGACTACCTGCTATCGTTGGTAGAGCCCCACATCCAGCGGATGGACACCGCATTTAGGAAGGCCATCCCTGCAGCTGAAAGGCTGGCGCTCACATTAAG GTACCTGGCTCATGGCTCCTCGGAACGGATGTGTGCTACCAGTTACAGAATTGGAAAGTCAACAGCATGCGCAATAATCCTGGAAACCTGCGAGGCCATATGGCATTCACTTGAACCGATATACCTGCAG GCTTTCGAGGGCTAG